The genomic DNA CATGTTCTGCAACATACGTAGTAAACTCTCCTACCTCTCTTATAGGTTATTGGTAAGCCATTTATTGGTCCACCACAGTAATCACAGATAAGCCTAGGTAATGCGGTTACTGT from Caldivirga sp. includes the following:
- a CDS encoding TRASH domain-containing protein: MCDYCGGPINGLPITYKRGRRVYYVCCRTCLRELKRKLHAR